A DNA window from Acidimicrobiia bacterium contains the following coding sequences:
- a CDS encoding tetratricopeptide repeat protein — protein MPDRKDPAMAPSGSDAGGSTPRPSPAAGPKRRRRRRGRSRPSGAEILDELQKAVPKQAEKLHGQVLEAADAFAGGREREAIKLLEPVRDKAPGASGVRELLGLSYYRAGRYRAARQELEAFGELSGSVDQVPVLMDCLRAQRRYTLVDDLWEELRAVSPRADLVVEGRIVAAGALADRGEFDAAIRLLEQRARKVKRATTADLRLLYALADLHERTGDIPRARSLFQRVVEGDRDLTDAADRLAALA, from the coding sequence ATGCCCGACCGGAAGGATCCCGCCATGGCCCCGAGCGGCTCCGACGCCGGTGGATCGACACCGCGTCCGTCGCCCGCTGCCGGCCCGAAGCGTCGTCGGCGTCGGCGCGGCCGGTCGCGGCCGTCCGGAGCAGAGATCCTCGACGAGTTGCAGAAAGCCGTTCCGAAACAGGCCGAGAAGCTCCACGGCCAGGTCCTCGAGGCCGCCGACGCCTTTGCCGGGGGTCGAGAGCGCGAGGCCATCAAGCTCCTCGAACCGGTACGCGACAAGGCCCCCGGCGCATCCGGGGTGCGCGAGCTCCTCGGCCTGTCGTACTACCGGGCCGGCCGCTACCGGGCGGCCCGCCAGGAGCTCGAGGCGTTCGGCGAGCTCAGTGGCTCGGTCGACCAGGTACCTGTGTTGATGGACTGCCTACGGGCGCAGCGCCGCTACACGCTGGTGGACGACCTGTGGGAGGAGCTGCGGGCGGTGTCTCCTCGAGCAGACCTCGTGGTGGAGGGACGCATCGTGGCGGCGGGAGCCCTGGCCGACCGAGGGGAGTTCGACGCGGCCATCAGGCTTCTCGAGCAGCGGGCCCGCAAGGTGAAGCGGGCCACGACCGCCGACCTGCGCCTTCTGTACGCCCTGGCCGACCTCCACGAGCGCACCGGAGACATCCCGAGAGCCCGGTCGCTGTTCCAGCGGGTCGTCGAGGGTGACCGTGACCTCACCGACGCCGCCGACCGCCTGGCCGCCCTCGCCTGA
- the tyrS gene encoding tyrosine--tRNA ligase has product MAADTTVDEQVRILTAGAVDVVDEADLRRKLDRDRPLRVKLGIDPTASDLHLGFAVVLQKLRQFQDLGHVAVLIIGDFTARVGDPSGRSRTRPPLSADEVEAHARTYLDQVTGILDPSPERLEVRHNADWLGNLDLARVLELAGSVTVAQILERNDFSRRYAEGSPIALSELLYPLLQGRDSVEVHADVELGGTDQLFNNLVGRTLQSRAGQEPQVVLTTPLLEGLDGVEKMSKSLGNYIGVAEPPAEQFGKVMRIPDELLGRWAALVTRWGPDRVEEFSEGLDNGDLAPVDAKRMLGRRVVELYHGAGAAEAAEAEFDTVFRDHAEPNDMPEVALGRSDGPLRLAKVLADAGLVASNKEGRRMIEQGAVRLDGERVDDAGAEYGAADLDGRTVQVGRRRWARLRVPD; this is encoded by the coding sequence ATGGCAGCCGACACGACGGTCGACGAACAGGTCCGGATCCTCACCGCGGGCGCCGTCGACGTGGTCGACGAGGCCGATCTGAGGCGGAAGCTCGATCGGGACCGGCCCCTGCGGGTGAAGCTCGGCATCGACCCCACCGCGTCGGACCTCCACCTGGGGTTCGCCGTGGTCCTCCAGAAGCTGCGCCAGTTCCAGGACCTCGGGCACGTCGCGGTGCTCATCATCGGCGACTTCACGGCTCGGGTCGGCGACCCGTCGGGGCGGTCCAGGACCCGTCCGCCACTGTCGGCCGACGAGGTGGAGGCCCACGCCCGCACCTACCTCGACCAGGTGACGGGGATCCTCGATCCGTCGCCGGAACGCCTGGAAGTGCGCCACAACGCCGACTGGCTGGGGAACCTCGACCTGGCAAGGGTCCTCGAACTGGCGGGCTCGGTGACGGTGGCCCAGATCCTGGAGCGCAACGACTTCTCCCGGCGCTACGCAGAGGGCTCACCCATCGCTCTCAGTGAGCTCCTGTACCCGCTGCTCCAGGGCCGTGACTCCGTGGAGGTGCATGCCGACGTGGAACTGGGCGGCACCGACCAGCTCTTCAACAACCTCGTGGGCCGCACCCTCCAGAGCCGCGCCGGCCAGGAGCCCCAAGTGGTGCTCACAACGCCTCTTCTGGAGGGCCTCGACGGTGTCGAGAAGATGTCCAAGTCGCTCGGCAACTACATCGGTGTCGCCGAGCCCCCTGCCGAGCAGTTCGGCAAGGTCATGCGGATCCCCGACGAGCTGCTCGGCCGGTGGGCCGCCCTCGTCACGCGCTGGGGGCCCGACCGGGTCGAGGAGTTCTCCGAGGGCCTCGACAACGGCGACCTCGCCCCGGTGGACGCCAAGCGGATGCTGGGGCGCCGGGTGGTGGAGCTCTACCACGGCGCCGGGGCGGCGGAGGCGGCCGAGGCCGAGTTCGACACCGTGTTTCGGGACCACGCCGAGCCGAACGACATGCCCGAGGTCGCTCTGGGCCGCTCCGACGGGCCGCTCCGTCTGGCCAAGGTCCTGGCCGATGCCGGGCTCGTGGCCTCCAACAAGGAGGGCCGGCGGATGATCGAGCAGGGCGCCGTGCGCCTCGACGGCGAGCGGGTCGACGACGCCGGCGCGGAGTACGGTGCGGCCGACCTCGACGGTCGCACGGTCCAGGTGGGCCGCCGCCGCTGGGCGCGACTCCGGGTGCCGGACTAG
- a CDS encoding DUF2090 domain-containing protein, with translation MALGYSGKLFILAFDHRGSFQKKMFGIEGDPDEEETNRIIDAKSVIFDGFTRAIAEGAPQSGAGVLVDEQFGTDVARKAKANGFILAMPVEKSGQNEFDFQYGSDFGAHIEEFDPTFSKVLVRYNPDGDAAMNERQTARLKELSDWLHANDRKFLFELLVPAEDAQLEAVDGDAERYDTEVRPGLMLRTLQHFQSAGVEADIWKIEGIDKREDCEAIAAQARSDGRDGVGCVVLGRGANAEKVDHWLQQGAGVEGYIGFAIGRTIWWDALKAFLDGSLSREDAAGQISANYRRSIDVYEAASS, from the coding sequence ATGGCTCTCGGATACAGCGGCAAGCTCTTCATCCTGGCGTTCGACCACCGCGGGTCGTTCCAGAAGAAGATGTTCGGGATCGAGGGCGATCCCGACGAGGAGGAGACGAACCGGATCATCGACGCCAAGTCGGTGATCTTCGACGGTTTCACGCGCGCCATCGCCGAGGGTGCCCCCCAGAGCGGTGCCGGCGTCCTCGTCGACGAGCAGTTCGGAACCGACGTCGCCCGCAAGGCCAAGGCCAACGGATTCATCCTGGCCATGCCGGTCGAGAAGTCGGGTCAGAACGAGTTCGACTTCCAGTACGGCTCCGACTTCGGCGCCCACATCGAGGAGTTCGACCCCACCTTCTCGAAGGTTCTCGTTCGCTACAACCCCGACGGTGACGCTGCCATGAACGAGCGCCAGACGGCTCGGCTCAAGGAGCTCTCCGACTGGCTGCACGCCAACGACCGCAAGTTCCTCTTCGAGCTGCTCGTGCCCGCCGAGGACGCCCAGCTCGAGGCCGTGGACGGGGACGCGGAGCGCTACGACACCGAGGTGCGCCCCGGCCTGATGCTGCGCACGCTCCAGCACTTCCAGAGCGCCGGTGTGGAGGCCGACATCTGGAAGATCGAGGGCATCGACAAGCGCGAGGACTGCGAGGCCATCGCCGCGCAGGCCCGCAGCGACGGGCGCGACGGCGTCGGCTGCGTGGTCCTCGGCCGCGGCGCCAACGCCGAGAAGGTCGACCACTGGCTCCAGCAGGGTGCCGGCGTCGAGGGCTACATCGGCTTCGCCATCGGGCGCACGATCTGGTGGGACGCCCTGAAGGCGTTCCTCGACGGCTCCCTCAGTCGCGAAGACGCCGCCGGCCAGATCTCGGCCAACTACCGCCGCAGCATCGACGTGTACGAGGCAGCGTCCTCGTAG